In the Chroococcidiopsis sp. SAG 2025 genome, one interval contains:
- a CDS encoding response regulator encodes MSNAGSVAPANPIPKRILLVEDNYLNRQMLEDYLVFCGYQVLGLADGTGFFQALADFRPELILLDLKLPGIDGYTLLEQKSCRQDYQSIPVIVVSAFAFKADRQRALKLGAKRYFVKPVSLRDLKQAIEEELQRS; translated from the coding sequence GTGAGCAACGCTGGATCGGTTGCACCAGCCAACCCTATTCCAAAACGAATTTTATTGGTTGAAGATAACTATCTCAATCGACAGATGTTGGAAGATTATCTAGTTTTTTGTGGATACCAGGTTTTGGGTTTAGCGGATGGCACTGGATTTTTTCAAGCTTTGGCTGACTTTCGACCCGAACTAATTTTATTGGACTTAAAGTTACCAGGTATTGACGGTTATACTTTACTCGAACAAAAGAGTTGCAGACAAGACTATCAAAGTATTCCAGTTATTGTGGTTTCTGCTTTTGCTTTCAAAGCCGACCGGCAGCGAGCTTTGAAGCTAGGTGCAAAGCGTTATTTTGTCAAGCCAGTCAGTTTGAGAGATTTGAAACAGGCAATAGAGGAAGAACTACAGCGATCGTAG
- a CDS encoding LL-diaminopimelate aminotransferase, translating to MQFANRLECLKANVFADMDRAKARAVLAGRDAIDLSLGSADLAAEAHVTEAIAQSLHDPKTHGYLLFHGTQNFRQAAARWYEQKFGIAVDPQTEVLPLIGSQEGTAHLPLAILNPGDFALLLDPGYPSHAGGVYLASGQIYPMPLLAENNFLPVLADIPAPVLAQARMMVLSYPHNPTTAIAPLSFFQEAVAFCQQHDLVLVHDFPYVDLVFAENEESGVVGAGFIETPGQSQTNPWLNPPVQGSGSSNSRIPNSEFQIPNSLLAPSILQADPEKSVSIEFFTLSKSYNMGGFRVGYAIGNSQLIAALRQVKAAVDFNQYRGILNGAIAALSGDQTGVQRMVETFRQRRDRFVSALHRIGWQVSIPQATMYIWAKLPAPWDSDSVSFCTQLVEATGVAVSPGAGFGKSGEGYVRFALVQSPDVLETAVDRIAQFLND from the coding sequence ATGCAGTTTGCCAATCGTTTAGAGTGCTTGAAAGCAAATGTTTTTGCCGATATGGATCGGGCAAAGGCAAGAGCAGTATTAGCTGGGCGAGATGCGATCGACCTCTCCCTGGGTTCTGCCGATCTAGCCGCAGAAGCGCACGTTACAGAAGCGATCGCCCAATCTCTCCACGACCCCAAAACCCACGGATACTTACTTTTTCACGGCACTCAAAACTTTCGCCAAGCCGCAGCCCGCTGGTACGAGCAAAAATTCGGTATTGCTGTCGATCCACAAACTGAAGTTCTGCCCCTAATTGGCTCTCAAGAAGGGACAGCCCATCTACCTCTAGCCATACTCAACCCAGGAGACTTTGCTTTACTCCTCGATCCTGGCTATCCTTCCCATGCTGGCGGAGTCTACCTTGCTAGCGGTCAAATTTATCCCATGCCCCTGCTGGCAGAGAATAATTTTTTACCTGTTTTAGCCGACATTCCTGCCCCGGTATTAGCACAGGCGCGGATGATGGTACTGAGTTATCCCCACAACCCCACCACCGCCATCGCACCCCTTTCCTTCTTCCAAGAGGCAGTTGCCTTTTGCCAACAACACGATTTAGTCCTCGTCCACGATTTCCCCTATGTCGATTTGGTATTTGCAGAAAATGAGGAGTCGGGAGTCGTAGGGGCGGGTTTTATAGAGACACCTGGGCAATCGCAAACAAATCCCTGGTTAAACCCGCCCGTACAGGGGTCGGGAAGCAGTAATTCCCGAATTCCAAATTCCGAATTCCAAATTCCGAATTCGCTCCTAGCTCCTTCAATTTTGCAAGCCGATCCAGAGAAAAGCGTTTCGATTGAGTTTTTTACCCTTTCTAAGTCATATAACATGGGAGGCTTCCGCGTCGGCTATGCAATCGGTAATTCTCAACTGATTGCAGCTTTGCGCCAGGTGAAAGCCGCAGTCGATTTTAATCAATATCGAGGAATATTAAATGGGGCGATCGCTGCTTTGAGTGGCGACCAAACTGGAGTGCAAAGAATGGTAGAAACTTTTCGCCAACGCCGCGATCGCTTTGTGAGTGCTTTGCATCGTATTGGCTGGCAAGTTTCCATCCCTCAAGCAACCATGTATATCTGGGCAAAACTACCTGCACCTTGGGATAGTGATTCTGTCAGCTTTTGCACCCAATTAGTAGAAGCGACTGGAGTTGCAGTTTCTCCCGGTGCTGGTTTTGGTAAATCTGGTGAAGGATACGTCCGTTTTGCTCTGGTTCAATCGCCTGATGTTTTAGAAACGGCTGTGGATCGGATCGCTCAATTCTTAAATGATTAG
- a CDS encoding thioredoxin family protein, which yields MSNAIQIADKEFETEVVKADRPVLIYFWASWCGPCRLMSPAIDWVAENYSDRLKVVKMEVDPNPATVKLYKVEGVPALRLIHGTEVIAASEGALSKQKITDMLDTYLQQ from the coding sequence ATGAGCAACGCAATTCAGATCGCAGACAAAGAGTTTGAAACAGAAGTTGTAAAAGCTGACCGACCCGTATTGATCTACTTCTGGGCTTCTTGGTGTGGTCCTTGCCGATTGATGTCACCTGCTATTGATTGGGTCGCTGAGAACTATAGCGATCGCCTCAAGGTCGTGAAAATGGAAGTCGATCCTAACCCTGCTACAGTCAAGCTGTACAAAGTAGAAGGAGTCCCTGCCCTGCGCTTAATTCACGGTACGGAGGTCATTGCTGCTTCCGAAGGAGCGCTGAGCAAACAAAAAATTACCGATATGTTAGATACCTATTTGCAGCAATAA
- a CDS encoding chlorophyllase/cutinase-like alpha/beta fold protein, with product MSFTAMRRKWALTALAIAIVTGVGRTSSARTAPVTPTPLFERVASYSTTIAANQNPADIYYPQQPPKEQGRQRFPVALLLPGANVDKSSYSDFARIVASYGFVVVVPNQQRSLPQFGFTGLLPDTSQIDAVLNQIKIEKSNSTPIAKIVDPQKLTLLGHSAGGAVGLSAIGNLCIIPVTCEGSFKRPKELVGGAFFGTSLRDPATQEYIPIKNAGIPIALIQGDRDSIALPQRAQATYANIQSPPKALITVSGANHYGITNTNNPPGPIPDSNKPQIEQSRAVETVARWSALFLRAEVLGDRQAFHYVYKTGDARDRHVSVISKQ from the coding sequence ATGAGTTTTACTGCTATGCGACGAAAATGGGCTTTGACTGCGTTAGCGATCGCTATTGTCACAGGTGTAGGCAGAACTAGCAGCGCTCGAACTGCACCAGTAACACCAACACCTTTATTCGAGCGAGTTGCCAGTTACAGTACGACGATCGCGGCGAATCAAAATCCAGCAGACATATATTATCCCCAACAGCCTCCTAAAGAGCAGGGGCGACAGCGATTTCCCGTTGCCTTACTGCTGCCAGGAGCAAATGTTGATAAGTCTAGTTATAGCGATTTCGCCAGAATTGTCGCTAGTTATGGGTTTGTTGTAGTCGTTCCCAATCAACAGCGATCGCTGCCTCAATTTGGATTTACAGGGCTGCTGCCGGATACTTCTCAAATCGACGCGGTTTTAAACCAAATTAAAATAGAAAAGTCCAACTCCACACCAATTGCGAAGATTGTCGATCCTCAAAAGCTGACATTACTCGGTCACTCTGCTGGTGGTGCTGTCGGTTTATCTGCGATCGGCAACTTGTGTATTATTCCTGTTACGTGTGAGGGTTCCTTCAAACGTCCTAAAGAGCTTGTAGGTGGGGCATTTTTTGGCACAAGTCTGCGCGACCCAGCAACTCAAGAGTATATTCCCATCAAAAATGCTGGTATTCCGATTGCTCTGATTCAAGGCGATCGCGACAGTATCGCTTTACCACAAAGGGCGCAAGCTACTTATGCCAATATTCAATCTCCTCCCAAAGCTCTGATTACCGTTTCAGGTGCCAACCACTACGGCATTACCAATACCAATAATCCACCAGGTCCAATTCCCGACTCAAACAAACCACAAATCGAGCAATCGCGGGCAGTCGAAACTGTAGCGCGTTGGAGTGCGCTGTTTTTACGGGCGGAGGTATTGGGCGATCGCCAAGCTTTCCATTACGTGTACAAAACAGGAGACGCTCGCGATCGCCATGTCAGCGTCATCAGCAAACAGTGA
- a CDS encoding PspA/IM30 family protein, with the protein MGLFDRISRVVKSNLNDLVSKAEDPEKILEQALLEMQEDLIQLRQGVAQAIAAQKRTEQQYKQNQNESERWDRNARLALQKGDENLARQALERKKNYLETANTLKATLDGQVTQIDTLKRNLIALESKISEAKTKKDMLKARSSAAKAQEQLQGTVGRLGTSSAMAAFERMEEKVMMQEARAQAVGELAGNDLESQFAALEAGSDVDDELAALKAQMSLGPATSSNQPSLPQANEQSTAAKNPVVDAELEDLKKQLDQL; encoded by the coding sequence ATGGGATTATTTGACCGGATTAGCAGGGTTGTCAAATCTAACCTCAACGATTTAGTCAGCAAGGCAGAAGATCCAGAAAAAATTCTAGAGCAAGCGCTTCTAGAAATGCAGGAAGATTTAATTCAGTTGCGGCAAGGTGTTGCTCAAGCGATCGCTGCCCAGAAACGTACCGAACAGCAATACAAACAAAACCAAAATGAATCAGAAAGGTGGGATCGTAACGCCCGTCTAGCTTTGCAAAAAGGCGATGAAAACTTAGCTCGGCAAGCCCTAGAGCGCAAGAAAAATTATCTTGAAACGGCAAATACGCTCAAAGCTACTTTAGATGGACAAGTCACTCAAATTGATACCCTCAAGCGCAACCTGATTGCTTTGGAAAGTAAAATTTCTGAGGCGAAGACGAAAAAAGATATGCTCAAAGCACGTAGTTCTGCTGCTAAAGCGCAGGAACAACTACAAGGCACAGTTGGACGCTTAGGTACTAGCAGTGCTATGGCAGCCTTCGAGCGGATGGAAGAAAAAGTCATGATGCAAGAAGCCCGGGCGCAGGCGGTTGGAGAACTAGCTGGGAACGATCTAGAAAGCCAATTTGCTGCATTAGAAGCTGGTAGCGATGTCGATGACGAACTAGCAGCATTAAAAGCTCAAATGTCTCTAGGTCCAGCAACATCATCAAATCAACCTTCTCTACCACAAGCAAACGAGCAGTCAACTGCTGCCAAAAATCCAGTTGTGGATGCAGAGTTAGAAGACTTGAAAAAACAGTTGGATCAATTGTAA
- a CDS encoding PspA/IM30 family protein, whose product MGLIDRILRVIRANFNALVGQAEDPEKILEQTVMDMQEDLVQLRQAVAQAIATQKRTERQAHQAQSNSEEWYRRAQLALQQGNDVLAREALTRRKSYQDTATALTAQIEQQNNIVVRLKKDLQTLESKISEARTKKDMYIARARSAQATQRLNEVLGGVNTTSSLGAFERMEEKVLQLEAQSEAIAELSSDDLQKQFAALEASSDIDSELANMKAQLSGQTPPPQLPKSEQ is encoded by the coding sequence ATGGGATTGATTGACCGCATCCTCAGAGTTATTCGCGCTAACTTTAATGCCTTGGTTGGGCAAGCGGAAGATCCAGAAAAAATTCTGGAGCAAACGGTCATGGATATGCAGGAAGATTTAGTTCAACTGCGACAGGCTGTAGCACAGGCGATCGCTACCCAAAAGCGCACCGAAAGACAGGCTCACCAAGCTCAGTCTAACTCTGAAGAATGGTATCGTCGCGCTCAACTTGCCCTACAGCAAGGGAACGACGTGTTAGCACGGGAAGCACTGACGCGCCGCAAATCCTATCAAGACACGGCTACTGCCCTCACAGCCCAAATCGAACAGCAAAATAATATCGTCGTCAGGCTGAAGAAAGATTTGCAAACACTGGAGAGCAAAATTTCTGAAGCGCGGACTAAGAAAGATATGTATATCGCTAGGGCGCGATCGGCGCAAGCTACTCAAAGACTGAATGAAGTGCTAGGGGGTGTAAATACAACTAGTTCTCTGGGTGCGTTCGAGCGGATGGAAGAAAAAGTTTTGCAACTAGAAGCCCAATCAGAGGCGATCGCCGAATTAAGTAGCGACGACTTGCAAAAACAATTCGCTGCCCTAGAAGCCAGCAGCGACATCGATTCTGAACTTGCCAATATGAAAGCACAACTTTCAGGACAAACACCCCCGCCGCAATTACCGAAAAGCGAGCAGTGA
- a CDS encoding DUF721 domain-containing protein, which yields MSLNPLGNILNSIKQESRWQEQPLQRVLKCWVEAVGAMVATHTRPVSIQRQVLWVATSSAVWAQELAFRRQRILEKLNAQLPQPLLDIRFSSAQWQQLAKQDSLIGDRTSSGLGCDHPSWVGNDSAAKGDRQLRFRHPQAAFRHWTEVTQTRSRHLPLCPQCHCHTPVGELERWGVCSICAVKQW from the coding sequence ATGTCCCTCAATCCTTTAGGCAATATACTAAACTCCATCAAACAGGAAAGTCGCTGGCAAGAGCAGCCGCTTCAAAGGGTATTAAAGTGCTGGGTTGAGGCTGTTGGGGCAATGGTCGCTACTCATACTCGCCCAGTTTCCATTCAAAGACAAGTTCTCTGGGTCGCGACTTCTAGTGCTGTCTGGGCGCAAGAACTCGCTTTCAGACGACAGCGGATTTTAGAGAAGTTAAATGCTCAATTACCGCAACCTTTGCTAGATATTCGCTTTTCTAGCGCTCAGTGGCAGCAGCTGGCAAAACAGGATTCATTAATTGGCGATCGCACTTCTTCTGGGTTAGGGTGCGATCACCCGAGTTGGGTTGGCAACGATTCAGCCGCAAAGGGCGATCGCCAGCTGCGCTTTCGCCATCCTCAAGCAGCGTTTAGACACTGGACTGAAGTTACACAAACGCGATCGCGTCACTTACCCTTATGCCCCCAGTGTCACTGTCATACACCTGTAGGCGAACTGGAGCGATGGGGAGTTTGTTCGATTTGTGCTGTCAAGCAGTGGTAG
- the menB gene encoding 1,4-dihydroxy-2-naphthoyl-CoA synthase gives MQVNWQTAKTYEDILYHKTDGIAKITINRPHKRNAFRPKTIFEMYDAFCDAREDRNIGVILLTGAGPHTDGKYAFCAGGDQSVRGKAGYVDDEGTPRLNVLDLQRLIRSVPKVVIALVAGYAIGGGHVLHVVCDLTIAADNAIFGQTGPKVGSFDGGFGASYLARIVGQKKAREIWFLCRQYTATEALEMGLVNCVVPVEQLEAEGIQWASEILQKSPLAIRCLKAAFNADCDGQAGLQELAGNATLLYYMTEEGTEGKQAFLEKRQPDFRQYPWLP, from the coding sequence ATGCAAGTTAACTGGCAAACTGCCAAAACCTACGAAGACATCCTCTATCACAAAACAGACGGAATCGCCAAAATTACCATCAACCGTCCCCACAAGCGCAACGCCTTTCGTCCCAAAACTATCTTTGAAATGTACGATGCATTTTGCGATGCGAGGGAAGACAGGAATATTGGCGTTATTCTTCTCACAGGTGCTGGACCTCATACCGATGGTAAATATGCCTTCTGTGCGGGCGGCGACCAAAGCGTTAGGGGTAAAGCTGGCTATGTCGATGATGAAGGAACTCCCCGCTTAAATGTCCTAGATTTACAACGCTTGATCCGTTCTGTGCCCAAAGTTGTCATTGCTTTGGTAGCTGGATATGCGATTGGGGGGGGACACGTCCTACATGTCGTTTGCGACCTCACTATCGCCGCTGATAATGCCATATTCGGACAGACTGGTCCCAAAGTCGGGAGTTTTGACGGTGGATTTGGGGCTAGCTATCTAGCGCGAATTGTGGGACAAAAAAAGGCACGAGAAATTTGGTTTCTCTGCCGTCAATATACTGCTACCGAAGCCTTAGAAATGGGTTTAGTTAACTGCGTCGTTCCCGTCGAACAACTAGAAGCAGAAGGAATTCAATGGGCAAGTGAAATTTTACAAAAAAGCCCCTTGGCAATCCGCTGTCTCAAAGCCGCTTTCAATGCTGATTGTGACGGACAAGCAGGCTTGCAAGAACTGGCAGGCAATGCCACTTTACTCTACTACATGACAGAAGAAGGAACCGAAGGCAAACAGGCATTTTTAGAAAAGCGCCAACCAGATTTTCGCCAATATCCTTGGTTGCCTTAA
- a CDS encoding IS1 family transposase gives MTVLVAVRCPHCQSSEVVRHGKSTNGKQRFRCLEPECPYQTFSLNSAYPGRNREVKQQIVEMTLNGSGVRDIARVLRISTSTVIRELKKTLTSNPLTKSY, from the coding sequence ATGACAGTTTTAGTGGCGGTTCGTTGTCCCCATTGCCAAAGTAGTGAAGTAGTTAGGCATGGAAAATCAACTAATGGCAAGCAACGCTTCCGTTGTCTGGAACCAGAATGCCCATATCAGACTTTTAGCTTGAACTCTGCTTACCCTGGACGGAACCGAGAAGTAAAGCAGCAAATAGTGGAGATGACACTCAATGGGAGTGGAGTAAGAGATATTGCCAGGGTTTTGCGTATCAGCACCTCAACAGTTATTCGGGAATTAAAAAAAACGCTTACCTCAAACCCGTTAACCAAAAGCTATTAA
- a CDS encoding DUF6745 domain-containing protein, with product MFQSLSQHCGWIYFFEETCIICDRPSKILFDSEGRIHGEGKPAIQFVDGFSVYAYHGDWIPEKYGKISSKGWQSQWLLEAEDAELRQVLIQGIGYTRMCQELDAIQLDTWQEYTLLKINLNEEIDRFFWTIEPHKQPIHFVKTTDSSTGSIHIRRVSPDINSVREAIHAVDWTTDSEEFRV from the coding sequence GTGTTTCAATCTTTGAGTCAACATTGCGGCTGGATTTATTTTTTTGAAGAAACTTGTATTATTTGCGATCGCCCCAGTAAAATCTTATTTGATAGCGAAGGGCGCATTCATGGTGAAGGAAAACCTGCGATTCAGTTTGTTGACGGATTTAGCGTATATGCCTACCACGGTGATTGGATTCCTGAAAAATATGGAAAAATATCATCTAAAGGATGGCAGTCACAATGGTTGTTAGAAGCAGAAGATGCAGAATTGCGGCAAGTTCTGATTCAAGGAATCGGTTACACGCGCATGTGCCAAGAATTAGATGCAATCCAATTAGATACTTGGCAAGAATATACTCTATTAAAAATCAATCTGAATGAAGAAATTGATAGATTCTTTTGGACGATAGAACCTCACAAGCAGCCAATTCACTTTGTAAAAACGACAGATTCCAGCACGGGTAGCATTCATATAAGGCGCGTGTCACCTGATATTAACTCAGTGAGGGAAGCAATTCATGCGGTGGATTGGACTACAGATTCGGAGGAATTCAGAGTCTAA
- the ilvC gene encoding ketol-acid reductoisomerase translates to MARMYYDTDANLDLLAQKTVAIIGYGSQGHAHALNLKDSGINVIVGLYPGSKSAEKAKAAGLTVYPVAEAAQKADLIMILLPDEVQKSVYQQEIAPHLKEGKVLAFAHGFNIHFAQVVPPADVDVVMVAPKGPGHLVRRTYEQGQGVPCLFAVYQDASGQARDRAMAYAKGIGGTRAGILETTFREETETDLFGEQAVLCGGLSALIKAGFETLVDAGYQPELAYFECLHEVKLIVDLIVEGGLAKMRDSISNTAEYGDYTRGPRIVTEQTKAEMKKVLQEIQSGQFAREFVLENQAGKPGFTATRRQEAEHPIEEVGKDLRAMFSWMKQD, encoded by the coding sequence ATGGCTCGGATGTACTATGACACAGATGCCAATTTAGATTTATTAGCGCAGAAAACAGTTGCAATTATCGGCTACGGTTCGCAAGGTCATGCCCACGCCCTCAATCTCAAAGATAGTGGTATAAATGTCATAGTCGGGCTATATCCTGGTAGCAAGTCAGCGGAAAAAGCAAAAGCTGCGGGCTTAACAGTATATCCAGTTGCTGAGGCAGCACAAAAAGCAGACTTAATTATGATTCTGCTGCCGGATGAAGTGCAAAAAAGCGTTTACCAACAAGAAATTGCCCCGCATTTGAAAGAAGGTAAAGTCTTAGCTTTTGCCCACGGATTCAACATTCACTTCGCTCAGGTCGTGCCTCCTGCGGATGTAGATGTCGTCATGGTTGCACCGAAGGGACCAGGGCATTTGGTGCGGCGGACATACGAACAAGGACAAGGCGTACCCTGTTTGTTTGCCGTATATCAGGATGCTAGCGGACAAGCTCGCGATCGCGCTATGGCTTACGCTAAAGGTATCGGTGGAACTCGCGCTGGTATTCTCGAAACCACATTTAGAGAAGAGACAGAAACCGATTTATTTGGCGAACAAGCAGTATTGTGCGGTGGTTTGAGTGCGTTAATTAAAGCAGGTTTTGAAACGTTAGTTGATGCTGGTTATCAACCAGAGTTGGCTTATTTTGAATGTCTGCATGAAGTCAAATTAATTGTTGACTTAATTGTAGAGGGTGGTTTGGCAAAAATGCGCGACAGCATTTCCAACACTGCCGAATATGGCGATTATACTCGCGGACCCCGCATCGTCACCGAGCAGACCAAAGCAGAAATGAAGAAAGTCTTGCAAGAAATTCAATCCGGTCAATTTGCGCGGGAATTTGTATTAGAAAACCAAGCTGGTAAACCAGGATTTACTGCCACGCGCCGTCAAGAAGCAGAACATCCAATTGAGGAAGTTGGCAAAGATTTACGTGCCATGTTTAGTTGGATGAAGCAGGATTAA
- the puuE gene encoding allantoinase PuuE codes for MPTPYPRDLIGYGRTPPDPQWQGQARVAVQFVINYEEGGENCILHGDMASEAFLSEIIGAEPLAGARHMNIESMYEYGSRAGFWRLYRLFTQRGIPVTVYGVAMALERNPAAVAAMQEANWEIASHGYRWIDYKYFGEDLEREHLQKAIAIHTQATGSRPLGWYTGRNSPHTRKLVVEEGGFLYDSDSYADDLPYWVHDYGKPHLVIPYTLDNNDMRFATAQGFNSGDQFFAYLRDAFDVLYAEGETAPKMMSIGLHCRLVGRPGRTAALARFLDYIQQRDRVWICRRIDIARHWHEHHQPK; via the coding sequence ATGCCTACACCATATCCCCGCGATTTAATTGGTTACGGTCGTACCCCTCCCGATCCCCAATGGCAAGGACAAGCCCGCGTAGCGGTTCAATTTGTCATTAACTACGAAGAAGGTGGAGAGAACTGCATTCTACATGGAGATATGGCTTCTGAAGCCTTTCTGTCAGAAATCATTGGCGCAGAACCCCTAGCAGGGGCGCGGCACATGAATATTGAGTCGATGTATGAATATGGCAGTCGGGCGGGGTTTTGGCGGCTGTATCGGCTGTTTACGCAAAGGGGGATTCCCGTTACGGTATACGGGGTAGCAATGGCGTTAGAACGCAACCCCGCAGCAGTAGCCGCCATGCAAGAAGCGAATTGGGAAATTGCCAGCCACGGCTATCGCTGGATTGACTATAAATATTTTGGCGAGGATTTGGAACGAGAACATTTACAAAAAGCGATCGCCATTCATACCCAAGCAACGGGAAGCCGTCCCCTCGGCTGGTATACGGGACGAAATAGCCCGCATACGCGCAAGTTGGTAGTAGAAGAAGGCGGGTTTCTCTACGACTCCGACAGCTACGCCGACGATCTACCTTACTGGGTGCATGACTACGGTAAACCCCATCTCGTCATTCCTTATACCTTAGATAACAACGACATGCGTTTTGCGACGGCGCAAGGATTTAATTCAGGCGATCAATTCTTTGCCTATCTGCGCGATGCTTTTGATGTTTTGTACGCCGAGGGAGAAACAGCCCCCAAAATGATGAGTATTGGGTTGCATTGTCGCCTTGTCGGTAGACCTGGTAGGACTGCGGCTTTAGCACGTTTCCTCGATTATATTCAGCAGCGCGATCGCGTTTGGATCTGTCGCCGCATCGACATTGCCCGTCACTGGCACGAACATCATCAACCCAAATAG
- the rsmH gene encoding 16S rRNA (cytosine(1402)-N(4))-methyltransferase RsmH yields the protein MNVTPTPLEPDALEPEILEPATFSHVPVLSRELIAGLAVRAGGHYLDATVGGGGHSRLILQAAPDVKLTALDRDAAAIAAAQTQLAEFGDRVQFLRSNFATYTPQNATFDGIIADLGVSSYQFDTAARGFSFRHDAPLDMRMDDRQSLTAAEAINTWDEKKLADIFFHYGEERFSRRIARRIVEKRPFHTTTELAAAIASAVPGAYRHGKSRSQTRQKSIHPATRVFQALRIAINDELTSLENFLQLAPTWLKPGGSIIVISFHSLEDRIVKNAFRASELLQIITKKPLIAQTDELAQNPRSRSAKLRIATRRDGNG from the coding sequence ATGAATGTTACCCCCACACCGCTAGAACCAGATGCACTAGAACCAGAAATCCTAGAACCAGCTACATTCAGCCACGTTCCTGTATTGAGCCGAGAGTTAATCGCTGGTTTGGCAGTGCGAGCGGGGGGACACTATCTAGATGCTACCGTCGGAGGTGGGGGTCATAGCAGGCTAATTTTGCAAGCTGCGCCAGATGTGAAGCTAACAGCACTCGATCGCGATGCAGCCGCGATCGCCGCAGCCCAAACTCAATTAGCAGAATTTGGCGATCGAGTACAATTTTTACGGAGTAATTTCGCGACTTACACCCCTCAAAACGCAACTTTTGATGGTATTATCGCCGATTTAGGTGTAAGTTCTTACCAATTTGATACAGCGGCAAGAGGCTTTAGTTTTCGCCATGACGCACCCCTAGATATGCGCATGGACGATCGCCAATCGCTGACAGCGGCGGAAGCGATTAACACCTGGGATGAAAAAAAACTAGCAGATATTTTCTTTCACTATGGCGAGGAAAGATTTTCGCGCCGGATTGCGCGGCGGATCGTGGAAAAACGCCCGTTTCATACGACGACAGAACTAGCTGCTGCGATCGCCTCTGCTGTTCCTGGTGCATATCGTCATGGAAAATCGCGTTCTCAGACGCGCCAAAAATCGATCCACCCTGCTACCCGCGTGTTTCAAGCATTGCGAATTGCTATAAATGACGAACTAACCTCCCTAGAAAATTTCCTGCAACTAGCACCAACTTGGCTCAAACCAGGGGGAAGTATTATCGTGATTAGTTTTCACAGTTTAGAAGATCGGATTGTCAAAAATGCCTTCCGAGCGTCCGAGCTATTACAAATTATTACTAAAAAACCACTCATTGCTCAAACAGATGAACTAGCCCAAAATCCTCGCTCTCGCTCAGCTAAGTTACGAATAGCAACAAGAAGAGATGGTAATGGGTAA